The following coding sequences lie in one Ictalurus furcatus strain D&B chromosome 7, Billie_1.0, whole genome shotgun sequence genomic window:
- the LOC128609504 gene encoding uncharacterized protein KIAA0040 homolog has translation MKEQIPEFFNDLWTLLVTKHNEGIYNTVCIVVLLMLPLLVFCTSLVVCCHCCSSFCRGRDCCCCRDSATLTETQVEKKKKKKKNAGQNEENLWISVKMDPMTPDRLALTVV, from the coding sequence ATGAAGGAGCAGATTCCTGAATTCTTCAATGATTTGTGGACACTTTTGGTCACCAAACACAACGAGGGCATTTACAACACAGTGTGTATTGTTGTGCTCCTTATGCTGCCTCTACTTGTTTTCTGCACTTCTCTGGTTGTTTGCTGTCACTGCTGCTCATCCTTTTGCAGAGGACGTGATTGTTGCTGTTGTAGAGATTCTGCCACACTGACAGAGACACAggttgaaaagaaaaagaaaaagaagaagaacgctGGCCAGAATGAGGAGAACTTGTGGATTTCAGTCAAAATGGACCCCATGACTCCAGACAGACTGGCCCTTACCGTTGTGTAA